GTAAAGAAAACCGAGCACGACTGCCATGAAGAAAACACATACGGAGTACAACAATACCAGCTTCTTGGGTAAAAAGCTGAGGGCAGAAAGAACAGTGGGAAGACATACACCACTACCTGCCAGCATAAAGGACAGGGCATTGCCATGGGTTAAACCAAGCGAGGTCAAGAACTTAGCTATGAAGGCGTCCTCTCCAGAACATACGTACACGGGTGTGGCTAGGACGGATATAAACATGTAGGAGAAGGGTAGTTTAGAAAAACCCGTCAGAAGGTCATCTGGCAGTAGAGTTTCCGCAACAGACACTATAAGTATACCCAAAAGCATAGTTCTACCTACTGTCCTTAGGTTAGTCAGGAAAAGCTTTAGTAAACCATTGCTTTGGATGGGTGGGTTAATCGGGATGGAAAACTGTTCCTTCTTCCTAAATAAGCTTCCTATCGTAAAGGAAGCTAAGAGGGCAAAGATGATCACACCCAAAGACCTAAAGATAAGTGCCTTAAGACCAAACAGGCTGTAGGTGAAGGCCAGGCTTATGGGGGATACTACGGGTGCTACCATCATAAAGGCGACGACAGGAGAATAGCTTCTGCTTATGGAGTTTATCATCATGGCCACTGGCAGCATGGAGCAGGAACACAGGGGCATCATCCCTGCTATAAGTATGCTGCTAAGGACAGCTAAAGCGTCCCTTCCTCTTAGAAAGTGAGCCACCTTTGTGAAAAACCTACTGTTTTCCAAGAGAGACACAAAAAGCAAGGCAAGCATAAAGTACGGGAAAATCTCTAAAAGATAGCGTGAAAAGGTCCTTAAGAATTCCTCAACAAACCACATGCTAAAAGCTCAAAAAGTCAAAGCCTGCTGGCTTTGGCAGTAAACCGAGTTCCTGCAGGTAGTTCTCCTCTTTCCTGATAGCTGTCTCTGGAAAGAGTCTCTTGGGGCACGCCAGAGAACAGTTGTTACAGTGAGTGCAAAGTTGGATAAACTTCTCCTTAAGGCTTGGGTACACTTCTTTTATATGTTTGTAAGCTCTCAGGAAGTACATGGGTCCACCAAAAGCGTGGCTCTCGGCCAACACAGGACATACCTCATCGCATACGCCGCAAAGTATACATTCGTAGCTTCTGTAAGTCCACTCGTCTTGGTCTACCAGACCATTCCTGCTGAAAAGGCCCTTTACCCTGTCTATTAGAGGTTCATGATCTACCACGAGGTCCTTGATGACAGGAAAGTTGTACAAAGGCTCTATCTTTATAGGTGTATCTAGACCTTCCACCTTTGTGCTGCATGCAAGCACAGGCTTGGAGTTAACCCTGACGGCACAGGTCCCGCATACACCAGCCCTGCAGAAGTGTCTGTAGGATAAGGTAGGATCTTTTTCTTTTATTGCGTTAAGAAGGTCCAGGATGGTCATACCCTTGTACACCTCTACGGTGTATGGTTGATAGCCCTCCGCTCTTTTTATAAGTACCTCAACTTCCATGTTATTTAAAGATAGACCATTAGAGGCTAAAGTCCTTCCCCAAGTAAACCTCTCTTACCTTTTGGTTGTTTGCTACTTCTTGAGGGCTTCCTTCTGCTAAGATGCTTCCATCTGACAGCACGTACACTCTGTCTACTATCTTTATGGTTTCTCTCACGTTGTGGTCTGAAACAAGAACACCAATGCTTTCAGACTTAAGCAAGAATATGAGACTTTTTATGTCCGACACGGCTATGGGATCTATACCCGCAAAAGGCTCATCCAATAGCACATACTTGGGCTCCGGTATTAAAGCTCTGGCTATCTCAAGCCTCCTCTTCTGTCCACCCGAAAGCCTTCCTGCTCTTAGATCTTTGAGCTCATACAGACCAAACTTCTCTAGTAGTTCCTGAGCCCTTGCATACTGCACGTCCCTATCCTTTTCAAAGAACTCTAGAAAAACCAGAAGATTCTCTATCACCGTTAAGTCTTCAAAGAGGGTATGTTCCTGGGGTAAAAAGACTATACCTTTCTTTGCTCTTATGTGGGCAGGGAGATGTGTAATGTCCTCTCCTTCCAGCGTTATCTTCCCATCGTCTACAGATGTAAAGCCTATCAAACAGTTGAAAAGGGTTGTCTTTCCAGCACCGTTGGGACCAAGTAATCCTACTACCTCTCCTCTGTTCAGTTTTAGACTTATACCCTTGAGTATCTCTCTTGGTCCATAGCTTTTTCTTATGCCATCGGCTACCAACATCCTGGGTTATTATACCGCCCGCAGAATCCGCATGGTTTGAACATACCCTAATCTAAAGAGCTCGTCAGCCTTCCTTAGGCTTACCAGGGAGTAACCCCTCAGGTCCGGTTCTATAAGGTAGGTACAAAACTCCTTCCTCTTATCTACATTGGACCTGACGGCAAGGAAAAAGCTCCTAAGGAGTAGATGTAGAATGTTTCTGGGCTCTCCGTTCACATCGTATGGGTTTACGTCCACGCACAGGGTAGGAATTTCAGATTCTTGGAAGGGTTCAACGGGTAAGTTGTTCGTGACTCCACCGTCTACTAACATGTACTCGAAGTGCTTTACAGGCTCAAAAACACCAGGAAGGGCACAGCTTCCCAGGACTACACTGTAGAGCTCACCTTCACGAAAGTAAAGTGTTCTTCCCGTCTTTATGTCAAGAGCGCACACGAAGAGAGGAATCTTTAGGCTTTCCAGCCTTTCTGGAAGGTACTTCTTGAGAAGAAACTTTGCCCTCTGTAAGGAAAAGAGACCAAGCTTTGGTGGTATGCGAGGTCTTATCCATTCCCATAACCTTGTCTCTTTTATAAGCTTCAACATCTGTTTGGGAGTATATCCCGCACAGTAGAAAGCTCCTACGAGAGCACCTGCACTTACACCGCTTACAGAGATCACTTCCACCCTTAGGTCTTCCAAAGCCTGCAGAACACCTATGTGAGCTATACCCCTCGCTGCACCACCCGAAAGGACTAAGTTAACCTTCATCTTCTAAAAGCACCACACACATGCAAGCAATACCGTTATCTGGGCAAAAGCCTTCCCTGGTTTTTCCCTTTATGGATATGTTTTCCTTTTTTACCCCAAGAAGCCTTGATAGGTTTTCCCTTATGGTATCCTTGTAAGGGCTTATCTTTGGTCTGTCTGCCACTATCACACAGTCAAGGTTTACCACCCTAAAACCCTTCTCTCTGGCCAAGCTTAGAGCCTTCTCCAAGAAAAGCTGTGAAGGAGCATCCTTCCACCTAGGATCTGTGTTAGGAAAGAGCTCCCCTATGTCCTTTTCTCCTATGGCACCCAATATAGCATCCGTTATAGCATGCAGAAGAGGGTCTGCATCCGAGTGTCCTTTTAAACCTTCTGGGCTTGGTATGTCCACACCCCCCAAAAGAAGTCTTCTCCCTTCCTGAAAGGGATGAGAATCAAAACCCAAACCTATACGTACCATTTAATATATTTAATACTATGTTTAGGAGTGACGAAGTTAAAAAGGGTATAGAAAGGTCACCACACAGAGCCTTACTTAGGGCATGCGGTCTCACAGATGAGGACTTTGACAAACCCCTTATAGGCATAGCTAACTCCTACATAGACATAATACCTGGACACGTACACCTTAGGGAGTTTGTCCTTCCCATAAAAGAAGAGATCAGGAAAGCCGGAGGAGTTCCCATAGAGTTCAACGTTATAGGCGTAGACGACGGTATAGCTATGGGACACTCAGGTATGCACTACTCCCTACCCTCAAGGGAGTTGATAGCAGACTCCATAGAGACAGTAGTAGAAGCCCACAAACTTGACGCTCTAATATGTGTACCAAACTGTGACAAGATAGTCCCAGGCATGCTGATGGCTGCTGCAAGGCTGAACATACCCACCATATTCATAAGCGGTGGCCCTATGCTAGCAGGTGAACTAAACGGCAAAAAAGTGGACCTTATCACCGTCTTTGAGGGTATAGGACAGCTAAAGGCGGGCAAGATAACAGAGAGTCAGCTCAAGGTGATAGAGGAAACTGCTTGTCCCACCTGCGGTAGCTGTTCGGGTATGTTTACAGCCAACTCCATGAACTGCCTTACGGAAGTCTTAGGCCTTGCTCTACCTGGAAACGGAACCATACCAGCTGTAGATCCAAGAAGGGAACTACTGGCAAGACAGGCAGCAAGACAGATAATGGAGCTTTTAAGGAGGAACATAAGACCCAGGGACATACTAACCGTTGAAGCCTTTGACAACGCCTTTGCGGTTGATATAGCCATGGGTGGATCCACGAACACAGTCCTGCACCTACTTGCTGTAGCCAGAGAAGCTGGTATAGAGTATGACTTGAGAAGGATAGACATGATATCCAGATCTGTACCCAACATATGCAAGATATCCCCAGCCTCCGAGTACCACATACAGGACCTAGATGCCGTAGGTGGTATACCTACAATCCTTAAAGAGCTCATAAGGGCTGGTAAGCTTCCTAAACCAGATGCTATGACAGTAAGCCTAAAAACCCTCAGGGATATAGCTCAAGAGGCACCAGATCCAGACGGTCAAGTAGTCAGGACCTGCGACAACCCTTACACACACGAGGGTGGTATAGCTGTACTCTATGGAAACTTGGCTCCAGAAGGTTGCGTGGTAAAGACGGCTGGTGTTGATCCCAACATGTTGGTGTTCAAAGGAAAGGCCATATGCTTTGACTCTGAAGAGGAGGCCATAGAGGGTATACTAGGCGGAAAGGTACAGCCAGGACACGTGGTGGTCATAAGGTATGAAGGACCCAAAGGTGGGCCCGGTATGAGGGAGATGCTCTCGCCCACCTCTGCCATAATGGGTATGGGTCTTGGGGATAAGGTGGCTCTCATCACCGATGGTAGATTCTCTGGTGGAACCAGGGGAGCCTGTATAGGTCACATATCTCCTGAAGCCGCAGCTGGTGGACCCATAGGCATAGTCAAGGATGGTGACGAAATACTTATAGACATTCCAGGAAGGAGGATAGAGCTGCTAATAAGCGAAGAAGAGTTCAAAAAAAGGATGGAAAGCTTTGTACCTAAGCAAAAGCCCATAAAGAGCCCTTGGCTCAGAAGGTACGCCAAGTTGGTAACTTCAGCCTCTAAAGGTGCCATACTAGAAGCCTGATGCACATACTTCTCATAGGCCTTGGCAATATGGGAAGTAAGTATCTGCAGAAGATAAAGCAGATGGGGGAAAGTCCTGTCCTTTGTGACATAGACTCTTCAAAAAGAGACGGAGAACATCCCTTTTACTGTCACTACGGGGAAGTAAACGAACCACTTAAGGCAGTTATAATAGCCATAGACCCTTCCAAGCACGTGGACGTGGCCCTAGCCTTCTTAGAAAAAGGTCTACCTGTGCTTTTGGAAAAGCCGCCAGCCCTTTCATCAAAGGATTTTGAAAGGATATCCTCTTTCGACAATCTCTATGTCTCGGAGGTGGAAAGCTTTTCCGTATGTGCAGAGCATATACCCAAAAATGCAAAGAGCATAAAGATAGAGAGGTTTGGAAGAGGGAAAGGTTACGTTTCACCCCTTTGGGATCTCGCATGGCATGACCTTTACCTACTTTTAAGAACTTATTCAAAGGTTGAGGTTAAAGAACTTAGCGTAAAGAATGGTGTTTGGACGTTGAGAGGCTACGCAGACCAGGCAGAGTTTGAACTAAGCGTCCAGTGGGAGAGCCCACACCCAAGAAGAATATGGAATGTGGACGAAGGGAAAGTAATCTTGGACTTTGGAGAAGAAGCCGTATACTCAGAAGGAAGGTTGATGGTGCAGAGGAAAAGGGATAAGTTAAGGTGGATGTTAGAAAGTTTCCTTTTAGGAGATTATGACAGAGGCTCTGTAGAACGAGCAGGAAGGATCATCAATATCATAGAAAATATCTCCTGAAAGGCTAATATAAAAATCCTATGGTAAAGCTTGAGGTAGAAAGGGAGCTATCGCATAAGGAGATAAAGGAGCTCCAGGAGGAGATAAGAAGGCTAGCAGAAGAGAAGAACGCCGTAATACTAGCCCACTACTACCAAAGGCCAGAAGTTCAAGACATAGCACACTTTGTAGGAGACTCACTAGAGCTCTCCCGTAAGGCAAGCCAAACAGATGCGGACATAATAGTCTTCTGCGGTGTAAGATTCATGTGTGAAACGGCAAAGATAGTAAACCCCACCAAAAAGGTGTTACACCCCAATCCCGAATCTGGTTGCCCCATGGCAGACATGATAAAGGCCGAAGACGTCCTCAGGTTAAGGGAGAAGTATCCAGACGCAGAGGTAGTAGCATACGTCAACACCACAGCAGAGGTAAAGGCCGTATCTGACGTATGTGTAACATCAGCAAACGCCATAAAAGTCGTTTCCAAGCTTGAAAGCAAAAGGATCATATTCATACCAGATCAAGCCTTGGGCAACTGGGTAAAGAAGCATATACCAGACAAGGAGTTCATCATCTGGCAAGGCTTCTGTCCTCCCCACTTTGAGTTTACAGCTAGAGAGGTGCTAAAGCTTAAGGAGATATACCCAGACGCAAAGGTGGCCGTACACCCCGAATGCCATCCAAAGGTAATAGAGATTGCAGACTTCGTAGGCTCCACATCCCAGATAATCAACTATGCCACCACATGCGACTCTAACAGGGTTATAGTGATAACGGAAGTAGGTCTATTACACACCCTAAAGAAGAAAAATCCTAACAAGGAGTACATATTCCCTCAGTCTATGAACTATTGTGGTACTGTTTACTGTTGTACCATGAAGGCTATAACCCTGCCCAAGGTATACGAGACCCTGCTCAAGGAAACCAACGAAGTGGTGCTCCCAGAGGACATAATCCAAAGGGCAAGAAAGCCCATAGAAAGGATGTTGGAGCTGTCTTAACATGGGTATATTCATAGAAGACCTTTTAAACCTTGGAAACTTGATGGACGCAGAGATAGAGGCACACATACCAGAGGCTACACTTTCCCAAGCCCTAGGGCTAGAAACTAAGATAGAGAAAGGTCTTATAACCTTCAGGATAAAAAAGAAAGGCCTTATCTTCAGTAAGACCCTGGAGCTTAAGCTTTCAGAAGAGAGCAGGATGGTTAAGAACTTAAAAGAGGAAGGTAAGAGGTTTGTAATGGGCAGGATGCTAACCAGATCTGCCGTCGAGGAGCTATCAAAAAGGGAAGATTTTCTGTTCGAAGGAGAGTTTGCAGGTTTTGACGTCTGGAAGGCTTTTAAACTAACAGAGACCTACGAAAAAGTCCCTTACCAGTTTAGGGAAAGGCTAGCCCTTACCAGATACATCTTCAGCGACTACCTCTTAAAGATCTTCATGAAAGTAGAAAAATGAGGACCTTTGAAAGGCCTATAGTAGTCTACAGTGCCTGTCTTGCAGGAGAAGCCGTAAGGTACAACGGGGGTACGGTGGAAGATAAGCTCGCCAAGACTCTATCCAATTACGTGAACGTCATAAAGGTATGCCCAGAGGTAGCTATAGGTCTAGGAGTTCCAAGAGAAAAGATAATAGTTTACAGGCAAGGCCCTGATATGCTACTCTTCCAACCCGCTACAGGCAAGGATCTAACGAAGGAGATGATCTCCTTCACAGAGGAGTTCTTAGACTCGCTGCCGGAGGTGGATGGTTTCCTGCTAAAGTCCAAATCACCATCTTGCGGTGTTTCCAACACCCTACATTACAGAGATCCATGGGGTAAGGAATTTTACGCAAGGGGTAAGGGTCTTTTTGCCAAGCTGGTCATAGAGAGGTTCCCACACCTTCCTGTGGAAGACGAAGGCAGGCTTAAGAACCCGGAGATAAGAGACCATTTCCTTTCCAGCATCTTTGCCCTCGCAGATCTGAGAAGCTTCAGGCCCAAAAGCATAAAAGACCTTATGAACTTTCATCAAAGGTACAAGTACTTCCTTATGGCTCATCATCAGTTAAAACTAAAGCAGATGGGAAGGCTTGTAGCCGAAGGTAGCAAAAGCTTAGAGGAAACCTACGAAAGTTACAAAAAGCTATTTGTTCAAACTATAGCAAACAGGCCAAGCAAGAAGAAGCATTACAACGTCATCCTACACATCTATGGACATCTGTCCTCCAAGTTAAAAGAGAGGGAAAAGCATCATTTTCTCAAGCTTGCGGAAGATTACAAGGAAGGCAAGATACCCAGAACACTACTCATAGAACTCCTCAAAAACTGGGCCTACAGGTTTGAAAACGAGTACCTTATGACCCAAACGTACCTCTGGCCATATCCCGAGGAGCTCCAGCATGTTTATAATTGATTAGATGCATCTTAGGCTAGGTACCAGGAAGAGTAAGCTGGCCCTCTGGCAGGCCAATTACGTAAAGAGCCTTCTTGAGAAGGAAGGTCATACAGTGGAGATAGTCACTATCACTACCTCCGGTGACAAGATAAAGGACGTCCCGCTGGCAAAGATAGGCGGTAAGGGCCTCTTTGTTAAAGAAATTGAAGAAGCCCTGCTGGAGGGCAGGATAGACCTAGCAGTACACTCCCTTAAGGATGTTCCCACAGTCTTACCAGAAGGTCTTGAGATATGCTGCGTGACCAAGAGAGAAGACCCATACGACGTGCTCATCTCTAAAAACTCTCAAAAGTTGGAGGACCTCCCACCTGGCTCAGTAGTGGGAACATCCTCCCTAAGGAGGAAAGTGCAGATACTTAGAAGAAGGCCAGACCTAAAGGTAGAAGTATTAAGGGGAAACGTGGACACGAGGATAAGGAAGCTGGAGGAAGGGCTTTACGACTCCATAGTACTTGCGTATGCTGGCGTTAAAAGGATGGGCTACGAGCATATGATAACCCAGATTCTTGACTTCATACCCGCAGTAGGACAAGGCTCCCTTGCCATAGAAGTAAGAAAAGAAGACAAAGAACTTAAAAAGATCCTTTCAGTGCTAAACCATGAAGAGAGTATGATATGCGCTAAGGCTGAAAGGGCCTTCTTGAAGACCCTAGAAGGCGGTTGTCAGGTACCCATGGGAGCTTTTGCCAAGCTGGAGGGAGACAAGCTGATCATAAGGGGCTTTATCTCAGACCTAGAAGGGAATAAATTTATAGAAAGCTACAAAGAAGGAAAGCCGGAGGAGGCTGAATCGGTGGGAGAGGCACTAGCCAAAGATCTTCTATCAATGGGTGGAGAGGAGATCCTTAGGGAGATCTACTCATGAAGAGGGTAGGTTTTATTTTAGGTTCAAAGAACATAACTCCCTTGGAGTTCTGGGTAGGTGTAGAAGAGGGAAATTTGCTACAGATGGATGACTTTGTCTTTGTTAAGTGTTCCATAGGAAACACAGAGGTAAAGTACTACGGTGTTGTGGTAGAGGTATACAAGTATTGGGAAGGCGTACAAAACGTCTTTGAGACGCAGCTAGCAAAGCAGGGTGTCATACCTGTAAACGTGGCTTATATAGCCAGGGTAAACACAACTAGGATAGAACCCGAATACCTTGTACCACCATCTCCAGGTGACGAGGTTTTTCTAGCCGAAGGTGAAGAGTATCAAAAGGCCATATACGCAGATCAGATGAAGGAAAAAATACCTGCAGGTATCACAAGAAGTGGGAACGTAGTCTACATAAACTATCATTTCCTAAACGGAAAAGAAGGCGCGCATGTAAACATATCTGGCATGTCTGGCGTGGCCACAAAAACATCCTACGCCCTCTTTTTACTGTACTCCATAATCAAGAAGAGCAGCGAGAAGAACATTCACGGCATAATATTCAACGTCAAAGGGAAGGACCTACTCTGGATAGACAAAGAGAACAAAGACATGAGTCAAGAGGACAGACAGATGTTTATGAGGATGGGTCTGGATGCAAAACCCTTCAGCGACGTTATCTTCTACGTACCACCAGATCCCAAAGACTTCACAAAACCTTCCTCGGAGAGGATGGACGAGAAGGTGGTTCCCTTCAGATGGAGTATGAGAGACTTTGCGGAAGAAGGCCTCCTAAAGTTTATGTTTGCAGAAGGTGATGAAGGGATGTCAAACCTCCACTTTGTCATAGACAGAGTAATGAACAGACTCTACCAGCTTGCAAAAGACAGTCCCTACGGCAGGCTTATAAATGACTACGGAAGCGATATGGAAAACCTGGATGACCTGGAGGGGATTTTCCTCAAAGCCTTGGAAGAAAGGGAGATAGATAGGTCTTCAAAGCTTTACCGCGACTGGTTTGGTAGTGCAGAACCCACCACAGTAAGAGCCTTCATGAGGAGGTTCCAAAGAGCCAAGGAAAAGATCAAACACCTCGTAGGGGGAACAGAGTCTGTCCCCATAGAGTGGGAGAAGTTTAAAGTAAGCGTCATAGACATAAGCTCACTCCACAACATAGCCAAGATGTTCGTAGTGGGTTCTGTGCTTAAAAAGCTCTTCAAGGAGAAAGAGGACAGAGCAAGCCCTTACCCTAAAGTTTTTGTACTCCTTGACGAACTTAATAAGTATGCACCCAGAGAAGGCTGGAGTCCCATAAAGGATGTACTCTTAGAGATAGCAGAGCGTGGTAGGAGCTTGGGTGTGCTGCTCATAGGTGCCCAGCAAACAGCCAGCGAGGTAGAAAAGAGGATAGTGGCCAACTCGGCGGTTAGAGTTTTAGGAAGGATAGACAGCGCCGAGGTACAAAGCAAGGAGTACGACTTTCTTACTGGAAACCTTAAGATAAGGGCCATGATGCTCAAGAAAGGTACAATGATCATCCACCAGCCAGACATACCCACGCCGGTGGTGGTGAGGTTTCCAAAACCTCCTTGGGCAACGCGTAAAGAAGAGGTTAAGGAAGAGGTGCCCGATGTTTTTAGCAATTTTGATACTTAATCTAATAATCTCCTTTGGGTTTGCCCAGAACCTCACCGTAAGGTACGGAAGCTATCCTGAAAAGGAAAGGTTAGTCTTTGAGTTCAAAAACAGGGTAGACTACAAGATACTCCAACTAAAGAACCCAAACAGGATGGTCATAGACCTCTTTGACTTTAAAGGTCAGATATCCTCTTTACCCAAACACGTAAAGGTCAGGGTTGGTAAGCACCCATGGGGGACTAGGTTAGTGGTGGAGGGTGAGTTTTCCGACGTGAAGGCCTTTTCTTTGGAAGATCCCTTCCGCATAGTTGTGGACCTTTACCGAGAAAAATCTCAAGAAGAGGATAACCTTATAGCCATCCTTGACCCAGATGTACTTAAGGTTTTGAACAACACGAAGGGAAACGAAAGAGTGGTGGAAGAGTCTGTAAAGGGTAAGCTCATAACCCAAAGAAGGGTGATAGTCCTGGATGCTGGTCATGGAGGACATGACCCTGGAGCCATAGGATTCATGGGTATAAAGGAGAAGGACATAACCTTGGCCATAGTCAAAAAACTGGCCACCTACTTAGAGCAGGATGGGCGGTTCAAGGTATTCCTAACGAGGAACGACGATTACTTCGTCCCCCTTCAAGAGAGAGCAAAGATAGCTATTAAGAAGAGGGCTGACCTGTTTATAAGCATACACGCCAACGCATCGGATGAGGGTATCACCCAGGCGCGTGGTACGGAGATATTCGCCATATCCTCTTCGGCAGCACAAGTAAAGAAGACACAGATAGTTAAAAACAAGGAGTACGCAAAATTGGTTCTTGGTGACTCTGACATACCCACAGATGCAAAGGTTGTACTCGCAGACCTTGCCATGGACGTTACCCTATATGAAAGCGTAAACTTTGCCAAGCTTGTAGCTAAAGAACTTTCTTCTGTCATGCAAAGAAATATCACCTACAGAGGAACTAAAAGGGCTGGCTTTGCCGTTCTAAAAACTCCTGGAATACCCTCAGTCTTAATAGAGGTGGGCTTTATAAACAACAAAGATGAGGCTATACTCATGGCTTCTGAAAATTTTCAAAAGACCTTCGCTTACGCTCTCTACAAGGCTATAGTCAGATACTTCTTTCCCAAACAACCGGTCAACGTCAGTCTAAACCTATAAGCTTATGGACCTGGGGTATGATTCTAACCTGGTAACCCATATGAAGTAAGTTCTCCTGAAGTTCCAAA
The DNA window shown above is from Thermocrinis minervae and carries:
- a CDS encoding N-acetylmuramoyl-L-alanine amidase translates to MFLAILILNLIISFGFAQNLTVRYGSYPEKERLVFEFKNRVDYKILQLKNPNRMVIDLFDFKGQISSLPKHVKVRVGKHPWGTRLVVEGEFSDVKAFSLEDPFRIVVDLYREKSQEEDNLIAILDPDVLKVLNNTKGNERVVEESVKGKLITQRRVIVLDAGHGGHDPGAIGFMGIKEKDITLAIVKKLATYLEQDGRFKVFLTRNDDYFVPLQERAKIAIKKRADLFISIHANASDEGITQARGTEIFAISSSAAQVKKTQIVKNKEYAKLVLGDSDIPTDAKVVLADLAMDVTLYESVNFAKLVAKELSSVMQRNITYRGTKRAGFAVLKTPGIPSVLIEVGFINNKDEAILMASENFQKTFAYALYKAIVRYFFPKQPVNVSLNL
- a CDS encoding ATP-binding protein — its product is MKRVGFILGSKNITPLEFWVGVEEGNLLQMDDFVFVKCSIGNTEVKYYGVVVEVYKYWEGVQNVFETQLAKQGVIPVNVAYIARVNTTRIEPEYLVPPSPGDEVFLAEGEEYQKAIYADQMKEKIPAGITRSGNVVYINYHFLNGKEGAHVNISGMSGVATKTSYALFLLYSIIKKSSEKNIHGIIFNVKGKDLLWIDKENKDMSQEDRQMFMRMGLDAKPFSDVIFYVPPDPKDFTKPSSERMDEKVVPFRWSMRDFAEEGLLKFMFAEGDEGMSNLHFVIDRVMNRLYQLAKDSPYGRLINDYGSDMENLDDLEGIFLKALEEREIDRSSKLYRDWFGSAEPTTVRAFMRRFQRAKEKIKHLVGGTESVPIEWEKFKVSVIDISSLHNIAKMFVVGSVLKKLFKEKEDRASPYPKVFVLLDELNKYAPREGWSPIKDVLLEIAERGRSLGVLLIGAQQTASEVEKRIVANSAVRVLGRIDSAEVQSKEYDFLTGNLKIRAMMLKKGTMIIHQPDIPTPVVVRFPKPPWATRKEEVKEEVPDVFSNFDT